The following is a genomic window from Opitutus sp. GAS368.
AGCGTTGGATGTAGAGCGACCACTTGTTCATCGCGAAATACGTCGCGAACCAGCCGAGCCCGAGCAGCGCCAGCCAGGCCAGCGGGCCGCGCAGCCGGCGGTCGCGCCAGAGACAAAGCACCGCGCACGCGAGAAACAGGGGGCCGGCGAAGCCATACCAGACGTGGTCCTCGTTCAGGTCCGGGGGAATGACGTAGAAATCGGAGTAGGCAAACGCTTTGTTCCAGCCGGAAAAAAAAGTGCGTTCGAACCAGCCGTTCAACCTGGCGACGAACTCCAGGTCATAGGAAAAGCGGCCGAAGGGTTCGCAGCACAACTGAAACAGATAGGCCTTCCCGGTCTGCCAGGCACCGGCCAGGCTGAACGGTTTGTTAAGCGTGAAGTCCAGGAGGTTGGTCATCCAATGGCCGGTGGCGGAAAGATTATAGAGGATGAACGGCACGCTGAGAACGATCGCGAGCATCGCGGGCACACTCCACGCGCGCACCCCGCCGGAAAAGGCCCGGGCCTGCTGCTCGCGCCGATGCTGATACCAAAAGGTGAGGAGCAACACCACCACGGCGGGGCCGAAGAACACCACCGTCAGCTTCGCGCCTGCCGCAAGGCCGGCGGCCAGGCCGCCCAGCACGGCGTCCGCCGGCGCCGCGGATTGCCGCCAGCGCAGGGCGAAGACCAAGGCGCTGAGCAACGCGGCGGCGGTGGTGAGGTCGAGGGTCGTCGCGGTGGCCTGGGCGAGCACGCCGGTGGCCGTGAGGGCCAGCCACATCCCGACCAGCGAGCCACCGGTGCTGCAGCCGCAGAGGCGCGCGAGCCGGTAGACCGCGCCGCCCGCGATCACCCATGAAAAGACGTTGATGAAGTTGATCGTCACCCACGGCGGACCGTAGATGAAGCAAAACAACTGGAGCAGGTTGTAGTTGAACGGAAAATAAACCTGCCGGATGTCCGCGGTCTCGAAGTGCGCGAGGGAATTCTGGCCGAGGTAATACATCACCCGGGGCAGGTGATAGGCGAGCGAGTCGTAGTTGTTGGGCGGATTGGCCGACGCCATCCGGAGGTTCGCCAGCAGCATCAGGCCCAGGCTGCCGAACACAAAACAGAGCAGGAGCCGGCTCGGCTTCGCCAGGGTGGCGGCCAGCACGGGCGGGGCGGCCGGCAGCCTGCGGGCCAGCCATAGCAGGAGGAGGCCGAAAAGGAGCGAGGTGCGGAAAAACCAGTTGGGTTCGCCCAATTTTTCCAAGAGCGACAGCGCGAGGCTGGTGAGTACGATATTGCCCCAGAAAAGCATGGCCCCCGCCAGCATGCGGTCGAGCCAGCCGGATACCAGTTTTTGGGCCATGGCGCGGGAGATCCAAGCCAGCAGCACGAAATGGATAATCAGTAGGGTCATGTCCGGGGCGCGGAATCCGCCGCCGTTAAATAGAGGGCGGCGTCGCCAAAGCAACCCGTGAACCGGCTGCCGGTGACCCGGGCCCATTCCTCCACGGCCCGGCGGACGCCGATCGCGCCGGTCGCATTGTCGGGGTTCAGAAAATCATGGACCAGCACCGGCGTGCCGGGCCGGAGATAGCGGCTGAGGGTTGCCAGATCGGCCATGACGCCCTCGTAGCTGTGGTCGCCGTCCAGAAACACCATGGTGGGGGCAATGTCCCAGCGCTGCACGAAATCCTGGAGCGTGCCATGGAAGAGGTGGCAATAGTCGCTGAGGCATTCATCGGCCAGGGTGCCGCGGGTGCGGGCGATGGAGCTGGCCTCGATGTCGATGCCGTAAAACTGCGGGCGGGCCGTGCGGGCGGGATTGGCGAGGGCCCCGCGCAGTTCCGCCGTGGCGGACCGGCCGCCGTAGGTGCCAATTTCCAGGATCACATCGCCCGCATGGTAGCCCATTTCATATAGTTTGAACGCGTCGCCGGGCGACTGCCATCCGGGGAGGTGCTTGGTTTTTTCGTAGATTTCCCGGTGCTCGACGTTGATGAAAACCCCGGCCGCCGAGGGGACCGGCCAGGAGGGGAAGTGCGCGGCATTGTCACCGCGGTCATTCAGCGGATAGACATGGCGGGGCGGAACAAACCCGGTGCCGGTCTTCCCAAGGCCGACGAGAAAATGATGCCAGCCCAGCTCATGTGCCCACTGGGAAAAGCGGCTGACGGCATATTGCCGCGCCCAAGCCGAGGCGTTGGCCAGAAACAGGGCGTCGCCCAGCAACTGTTGGATGGCAGCCACCGCTTCCGCGGCGTTGCCGTTGCTCACGAGCAACCCGGTGATTTCATGGCGCACGATTTCATCGACGCCACCGGTTTTGAACGCAACCACCGGCAGGCCGCAGAGCTGCGCCTCCATGAGAGTCTGGCCAAAGGCCTCCTCGGTGGCGGTGCCGAGAAAAATATCCGCGGCTTGATAAATCATCGCGATCTTGTCCGCCTGCAGATGGTAGCCCAGACCGATGAGGCCGGGAACCTCGTGGGCGTTGTGCCCGAAGGCGGCGAAAGTGCAGGTGTTCTGCAGCGCCGCGGCGATTTCGCGCAACTGGCGGCCGCCCTTCCGGGGTTCTTGGAAATTGACGGCCGCGGAGAGCACGACCGGCTTGTCGCCGGGCAGGCCGAGAATCTTGCGCGCAACCGCCTTGTCGCCCGGCTTGAACACCAACTCGTCGGCGCCCAAGTGGATGGTTTCCACCGAGCGGCAGGCGGGCAGCGCCGTCCGGAACATCCGGTTGCTCCAATCGCTGTTGGCGACCACCTCGACGCCGTTCGGGCCGCCGAAGATGTCCCGCCGGATTTGCCAGGCCCCGGCGATGCGGGCCGGCTCGAGCTTGGGATACTGGTCGGCGGTAGGGCAGGTCGCGTTGCAGCCGGTCAGGTAGAGTTCGCAGCCGCCCGGATAAGCGCAGCGGCCCGTGTAGAGATAGGCGTCGTGCAGGAAGGCGATCACGCGGCACCCGATTTCGCGCAGGGCGGGCAGCAGGCTGAAGGGCCAGTTCGCCGCGTGGAGATTGCCGATGATGATGATCGCGGGATTGAAGCGGGCCACCTCCATGAGGATCCCGGCGATCACGCTGGCATCGGACAGTTTTTTCCCGCCTTCCAGCGCGTTGATTTCGCGGATGCCGCGCCAAAGGTCCGGGTCGATGGGCCGGGTGGCGACATCCTTGAGGTCGATGTTGCCGGTCGCCCACGCGAAGACGCCGACCTCGATGCCGAGGGCCAGCAGGGTTTCAACCTGGCGGGCCTGCGCCACGCCCGCGCCATATTGAAAACCTACGTCGTTGAGAAACAGAACGCGTTGCGGCAGTTCCAAGGCGCGGCGTTTGTCGGGCGGGGATTTCATCGCGTCAGGCCCGGTGGGCGGCATTCACCTTTCGCAGTTCGGGCAGGAAGGGCAGGAGGGCGCCGCCGGTTTTCTGTTGGGCGTGCTCGCGGAAAATGGCGAGGATTTCGGGCAGCGCGAAAATCTTCGCGCCCGCCTTGGCGAGGCGTACCCACAGGTCGTAGTCCATGCTGTAGTAGAGTTCCTCGTCCATCCGGCCGCCGGCCCGGTCGAAAATTTCCCGGGTGAAGAAGACCTCCGGCTGGTGGAAGAACCAGCCCTTCTGCCAGCAGCCTTCCAAGTCGAGCAGATGATCGAGGCGCAGGCGGTCGATGCGGCCAAACGGGATCGTGCTGCGGTGAATGTGGTGGGGCTCGATCGCCTGGTCCGCGACGCGCGCACACCGGCCGGCGACCATGTCCGTGCCGTGCAGGAGAAAGGTCTGGCCGACCGTGAACAGGCTGGCGGGAGCCAGCCGGTCGTCACTGTTCAGCCAGGTGAGGATGCGGCCGGTCGCTTGCGCAAAACCCTTGTTCAGGGCATGCGA
Proteins encoded in this region:
- a CDS encoding glycosyltransferase — protein: MKSPPDKRRALELPQRVLFLNDVGFQYGAGVAQARQVETLLALGIEVGVFAWATGNIDLKDVATRPIDPDLWRGIREINALEGGKKLSDASVIAGILMEVARFNPAIIIIGNLHAANWPFSLLPALREIGCRVIAFLHDAYLYTGRCAYPGGCELYLTGCNATCPTADQYPKLEPARIAGAWQIRRDIFGGPNGVEVVANSDWSNRMFRTALPACRSVETIHLGADELVFKPGDKAVARKILGLPGDKPVVLSAAVNFQEPRKGGRQLREIAAALQNTCTFAAFGHNAHEVPGLIGLGYHLQADKIAMIYQAADIFLGTATEEAFGQTLMEAQLCGLPVVAFKTGGVDEIVRHEITGLLVSNGNAAEAVAAIQQLLGDALFLANASAWARQYAVSRFSQWAHELGWHHFLVGLGKTGTGFVPPRHVYPLNDRGDNAAHFPSWPVPSAAGVFINVEHREIYEKTKHLPGWQSPGDAFKLYEMGYHAGDVILEIGTYGGRSATAELRGALANPARTARPQFYGIDIEASSIARTRGTLADECLSDYCHLFHGTLQDFVQRWDIAPTMVFLDGDHSYEGVMADLATLSRYLRPGTPVLVHDFLNPDNATGAIGVRRAVEEWARVTGSRFTGCFGDAALYLTAADSAPRT